From Marivirga harenae, one genomic window encodes:
- a CDS encoding winged helix-turn-helix domain-containing protein, translating to MKEILNKLDKAFENKVRLGIMSALMVNDKMDFVSLKDLLGVTDGNLASHLKNLEKKEFVGFEKEFVDRKPNTTYKATELGIRAFKAHINAIEKLLSNK from the coding sequence GTGAAGGAGATACTAAATAAATTGGATAAGGCATTTGAAAATAAAGTGCGCTTAGGGATTATGTCTGCTTTGATGGTAAATGACAAAATGGACTTTGTATCATTAAAAGATTTACTAGGTGTGACTGATGGCAATTTAGCTAGTCATTTGAAAAATCTTGAAAAAAAAGAATTTGTGGGTTTCGAGAAAGAATTTGTGGATAGAAAACCAAATACGACCTACAAAGCCACTGAACTTGGTATTAGGGCATTTAAGGCTCACATAAATGCAATTGAAAAATTATTAAGTAATAAATAA
- a CDS encoding gliding motility-associated C-terminal domain-containing protein, whose protein sequence is MKKLYFLLFFLGVTLFAFDSNAQCPTPGNTDIGPCWDGDATGSGSVTFTFNDGVAPDGSIYRVRFYDYLSGGTGKFVYDSNNPDPSLNDVDDPIFNGNQLTFPNLPEGDYVLLLSNGGCGTTPGTFYGNGFTGGFTYSAIGVDETLDIEIALDNVFPACSGNDGEIQITVSGGEGTFSYSWTGPTAIGNTDNPTGLSAGTYEVTVTDGYGCTEVLGGLEVITPTVANAGSDDSICQDTYNLSGNSVQTGETGTWSIIAQPGGANAQIDNINDPNTLITDLLFDGDYTFRWTISDNSGTCSDSDDDVILTVANAATAEAGDDVAICEGDDLDLSTSGTVSATNFSVLSWTTAGDGSFDDNTALEPIYTPGATDISNGSVVLTLEATGNGTCDPETDNMTLTITPAPTADAGSDEDICEATAYDLSGSFTPPSASNFANLTWTTSGDGSFTDNTVLAPVYTPGPVDATNGTVTLTLEATGNGSCAAETSDVIMTIVAAPSATAGSDEEICSTDVFDMNDFTTAPTVSDNNGLEWSTNGTGTFGDLTQLVTTYSPSPADLTAGSVTLTLTAFGNENCADATDNMTLTITPTPTAEAGDDVAVCEGDDLDLSTSGTVSATNFSTLSWSTAGDGSFDDNTALEPIYTPGATDITNGIVVLTVEATGNGACATSTATDNMTLTITPAPTSEAGDDETICEGDDLDLSASSTVSATNFSTLSWSTAGDGSFDDNTALEPLYTPGATDISNGSVLLTLQANGNGGCSAATDNMTLTITPAATAEAGDDVAVCQGDDLDLSISGTVSATNFSVLSWTTAGDGSFDDNTALEPIYTPGATDIANGSVVLTLEATGNGACATSTATDNLTLTITPAPTSEAGDDETICEGDDLDLSASSTVSATNFSTLSWSTAGDGSFDDNTALEPLYTPGATDISNGSVLLTLQANGNGGCSAATDNMTLTITPAATAEAGDDVAVCQGDDLDLSISGTVSATNFTVLSWTTAGDGSFDDNTALEPIYTPGATDIANGTVVLTLEATGNGSCAPAVDNMTLTITPTPTAEAGDDVAVCEGDDLDLSTSGTVSATNFSTLSWSTAGDGSFDDNTALEPIYTPGATDITNGSVVLTVEATGNGACATSTATDNLTLTITPAPTSEAGDDETICEGDDLDLSASSTVSATNFSTLSWSTAGDGSFDDNTALEPLYTPGATDISNGSVLLTLQANGNGGCSAATDNMTLTITPAATAEAGDDVAVCQGDDLDLSISGTVSATNFSVLSWTTAGDGSFDDNTALEPIYTPGATDIANGSVVLTVEATGNGACATSTATDNLTLTITPAPTSEAGDDETICEGDDLDLSASSTVSATNFSTLSWSTAGDGSFDDNTALEPLYTPGATDISNGSVLLTLQANGNGGCSAATDNMTLTITPAATAEAGDDVAVCQGDDLDLSISGTVSATNFTVLSWTTAGDGSFDDNTALEPIYTPGATDIANGTVVLTLEATGNGSCAPAVDNMTLTITPTPTAEAGDDVAVCEGDDLDLSTSGTVSATNFSTLSWSTAGDGSFDDNTALEPIYTPGATDITNGSVVLTVEATGNGACATSTATDNMTLTITPAPTAEAGDDVAVCQGDDLDLSISGTVSATNFTVLSWSTAGDGSFDDNTALEPIYTPGATDIANGTVVLTLEATGNGSCAPAVDNMTLTITPTPTAEAGDDVAVCEGDDLDLSTSGTVSATNFSTLSWSTAGDGSFDDNTALEPIYTPGATDITNGIVVLTVEATGNGACATSTATDNMTLTITPAPTSEAGDDETICEGDDLDLSASSTVSATNFSTLSWSTAGDGSFDDNTALEPLYTPGATDISNGSVLLTLQANGNGGCSAATDNMTLTITPAATAEAGDDVAVCQGDDLDLSISGTVSATNFSVLSWTTAGDGSFDDNTALEPIYTPGATDIANGSVVLTLEATGNGACATSTATDNLTLTITPAPTSEAGDDETICEGDDLDLSASSTVSATNFSTLSWSTAGDGSFDDNTALEPLYTPGATDISNGSVLLTLQANGNGGCSAATDNMTLTITPAATAEAGDDVAICEGDDLDLSISGTVSATNFTVLSWTTAGDGSFDDNTALEPIYTPGATDIANGTVVLTLEATGNGSCDPAVDNMTLTITNSPTADAGSDQGICSDEILDLSLIDTPPTSTNGTNLIWTTNGNGSFSDQTILQPIYTPSADDITAGTVELTLTAEGAGSCADAVSSMTLAISANPTAFAGDDQSFCDVTSIDLSTLDTPPLAENGTIEWYTIPGDGSFNDVTLEAPIYTFGPGDIANGSVILSINVVGEGACSNTTVSDAVIISINNTPTINPIADASMCYVDANSTFDVEATVSNANSILWSSSGTGTFDDETLASTFYIPSQADSANGSVDLTITAFGSGACTDSDLTFTLQINSLKIDDVVTQPASCGAEGTVELNVLTGSADLVKWTDENDNDVTGTDPLSFSATAGTYTLLVNDNTTNCLFTKTYNLVDPAPFTVDAVVSNQTECNLDNGSIDITINSGSGSETFQWTGPGIDASNENNEDQQDLTPGDYSVVVTDNGCTVTENYTVDPVESISATLSSELASCGSSDGTISVRVAQIGSNTYDVVLKDSSGEVLIDSLGIDVANDSVVFAGLFQASYRVIVTDNVTACSDSLNIVVNEDAPFIPNVPSVTNIQNCGDLGSISITFADANEPTSYAWVNEAGDPVGNDSPDLNGVEAGLYTVTLSDANCTVVISDIEITQPAECDYDCEDFRVTPITEAATCLGVDDGKMFFLLRDVNESSPELNFDIKPTGTDDSLYHRFTVTNIGQGLIVEIDTTFATGSYTVVASDPNLDCTADTVNINIGTKTTLSATIDIEQPTCTISTGSISASIAGTTDSFEYILYFDGDSLTSNMTGVFADLEEGDYEIEFNNQSANSCGLSNRTFTIENTAVVDQSAVDINVSNPDCGEVFGSIAVSLNNLPSNYEFILVDGNDEEVARNSTGIFNDVAEGTYVVQFENVVDPGACPIADRGGIVIENDGSFSAVASEVENIVCFGDNTGSAIITLEGISTGFYSLDNGQLWTEFTSGNRISGLPAVNNLLVSDEPGTSDCELSVAVGIEYLSQPITLDGSIELITQASCTVSEQVGEINVPAVSGGVAPYEFSIDGKVVELDADRNIGGLARNVNQLTITDDTGCSENFDIRSIVSPNEVRAVVTEINPNNNCTDDPEGILVVIDEATIDNVPGPYNLILNRVNETTTSEYVLDINTNGSREFLISQFNFDENIPFIKGARYRWTVRAVDNDQACSADNFVTINGGAIIPTFDIEASDVACFQESGSIELFNIIADETIQLFIEVYEGNNVDPTETFTLNSIPESRRFVIDQSIYGMMTRGDYIVKLSQQPSNCSSTIESENASVFIDAPVAQLNVELVPEPNLPPGIERERTDMNPMPTTRPDRANGSISIRLVEPISGANGYSAQIFLLTPLGGNNSSDYVIPTEPIEFDADRTITFANLLPGIYEIEYYDSFGCGLDGNRLVFDGEGSSDITVDFDRSPFIPNVFTPNNDGKNDEFRILNLPDNGAELIVTNRTGTIVYRDSNYRSSNLWDGGDNPDGIYFYQLTVDGNVQSGWVEIIRGKR, encoded by the coding sequence TTCCTTAAATGACGTTGATGACCCAATATTTAATGGTAATCAATTGACCTTCCCTAATTTACCGGAGGGTGATTATGTTTTACTTTTAAGTAATGGTGGTTGTGGAACTACTCCAGGCACGTTTTACGGAAATGGGTTTACCGGTGGATTTACATATTCAGCTATTGGTGTAGATGAAACGCTTGATATCGAAATTGCCTTAGATAATGTTTTTCCAGCATGTAGCGGGAATGACGGTGAAATACAAATTACTGTCTCCGGTGGAGAGGGTACTTTTTCTTACTCTTGGACAGGGCCAACAGCGATTGGAAATACTGATAATCCAACGGGCTTATCTGCTGGGACTTATGAAGTCACAGTAACTGATGGTTATGGATGTACCGAGGTTTTAGGAGGCCTTGAAGTGATTACACCTACCGTTGCTAATGCTGGGTCAGATGATTCGATTTGTCAGGATACTTATAATTTAAGTGGAAATAGCGTACAAACCGGTGAAACAGGAACCTGGTCGATAATTGCACAACCAGGAGGAGCGAATGCCCAAATTGATAATATTAATGATCCTAACACCCTAATCACAGATTTACTTTTCGATGGTGATTATACTTTTCGATGGACAATAAGCGATAATTCAGGGACGTGCTCAGATTCTGATGATGATGTGATTTTAACTGTGGCAAATGCCGCAACAGCAGAAGCGGGTGATGATGTTGCGATTTGCGAGGGCGATGATTTAGATTTATCAACAAGCGGTACTGTATCAGCTACAAACTTCTCAGTTCTAAGTTGGACTACAGCTGGTGATGGTAGTTTTGATGATAATACAGCTCTGGAACCTATTTATACTCCAGGCGCAACGGATATAAGCAACGGTAGCGTAGTACTGACATTAGAGGCTACTGGGAATGGCACATGTGACCCGGAAACTGATAACATGACGTTGACTATTACTCCTGCACCAACAGCGGATGCTGGTAGTGATGAGGATATTTGTGAAGCGACTGCCTATGATCTATCAGGATCTTTTACTCCGCCAAGCGCTAGTAATTTCGCAAACCTAACGTGGACAACTAGTGGAGATGGTAGCTTTACAGATAATACAGTTTTGGCTCCAGTCTATACGCCAGGGCCAGTCGATGCGACAAACGGCACGGTTACCTTGACACTTGAAGCAACAGGAAACGGAAGCTGTGCAGCAGAAACAAGCGATGTGATCATGACGATAGTAGCTGCGCCAAGCGCAACAGCAGGTAGTGATGAGGAGATTTGTAGCACGGATGTATTTGATATGAATGATTTCACTACTGCTCCAACGGTAAGTGACAACAACGGTCTTGAATGGAGTACAAATGGAACGGGAACTTTTGGTGATCTCACCCAGCTGGTAACTACTTACAGTCCAAGCCCTGCGGATCTTACAGCAGGCAGTGTGACTTTGACACTGACAGCATTCGGCAACGAGAACTGCGCAGATGCAACGGATAACATGACCTTGACAATAACTCCAACCCCAACTGCAGAGGCGGGTGATGATGTTGCGGTTTGCGAGGGAGATGATTTAGATTTATCGACAAGCGGTACAGTATCAGCCACGAATTTCTCCACTTTAAGCTGGAGTACAGCTGGAGACGGTAGTTTTGATGATAATACAGCGCTAGAGCCTATCTATACACCAGGCGCAACGGATATCACTAATGGTATTGTAGTATTAACTGTAGAGGCTACTGGTAATGGTGCATGCGCTACTTCCACTGCAACAGATAATATGACCTTAACGATTACTCCAGCCCCAACATCAGAGGCAGGAGATGATGAGACAATTTGCGAAGGTGATGATTTGGATTTATCAGCAAGCAGCACAGTGTCGGCCACTAATTTCTCCACTTTAAGCTGGAGTACAGCTGGGGACGGTAGTTTTGATGATAATACAGCGCTAGAGCCTCTTTATACTCCAGGTGCAACAGACATAAGCAATGGGAGTGTACTATTGACACTACAGGCAAATGGAAATGGTGGTTGCTCTGCAGCAACAGACAATATGACTTTAACGATCACACCAGCAGCAACAGCAGAAGCGGGTGATGATGTTGCGGTTTGTCAAGGCGATGATTTAGATTTATCGATAAGCGGTACAGTATCGGCTACAAACTTCTCAGTTCTAAGTTGGACTACAGCTGGTGATGGTAGTTTTGATGATAACACAGCGCTAGAGCCTATCTATACACCAGGTGCAACGGATATCGCTAACGGTAGTGTAGTATTAACTCTAGAGGCTACTGGTAATGGTGCATGCGCTACTTCCACTGCAACAGATAATCTGACCTTAACGATTACTCCAGCCCCAACATCAGAGGCAGGAGATGATGAGACAATTTGCGAAGGTGATGATTTGGATTTATCAGCAAGCAGCACAGTGTCGGCCACTAATTTCTCCACTTTAAGCTGGAGTACAGCTGGGGACGGTAGTTTTGATGATAATACAGCGCTAGAGCCTCTTTATACTCCAGGTGCAACAGACATAAGCAATGGGAGTGTACTATTGACACTACAGGCAAATGGAAATGGTGGTTGCTCTGCAGCAACAGACAATATGACTTTAACGATCACACCAGCAGCAACAGCAGAAGCGGGTGATGATGTTGCGGTTTGTCAAGGCGATGATTTAGATTTATCGATAAGCGGTACAGTATCGGCTACAAACTTCACAGTTCTAAGTTGGACTACAGCTGGTGATGGTAGTTTTGATGATAACACAGCGCTAGAGCCTATCTATACACCAGGTGCAACGGATATCGCTAACGGTACTGTAGTATTAACTCTAGAGGCTACGGGAAATGGTAGTTGTGCCCCAGCTGTAGATAACATGACCTTGACAATAACTCCAACCCCAACTGCAGAGGCGGGTGATGATGTTGCGGTTTGCGAGGGAGATGATTTAGATTTATCGACAAGCGGTACAGTATCAGCCACTAATTTCTCCACTTTAAGCTGGAGTACAGCTGGGGACGGTAGTTTTGATGATAATACAGCGCTAGAGCCTATCTATACACCAGGCGCAACGGATATCACTAATGGTAGTGTAGTATTAACTGTAGAGGCTACTGGTAATGGTGCATGCGCTACTTCCACTGCAACAGATAATCTGACCTTAACGATTACTCCAGCCCCAACATCAGAGGCAGGAGATGATGAGACAATTTGCGAAGGTGATGATTTGGATTTATCAGCAAGCAGCACAGTGTCGGCCACTAATTTCTCCACTTTAAGCTGGAGTACAGCTGGGGACGGTAGTTTTGATGATAATACAGCGCTAGAGCCTCTTTATACTCCAGGTGCAACAGACATAAGCAATGGGAGTGTACTATTGACACTTCAGGCAAATGGAAATGGTGGTTGCTCTGCAGCAACAGACAATATGACTTTAACGATCACACCAGCAGCAACAGCAGAAGCGGGTGATGATGTTGCGGTTTGTCAAGGCGATGATTTAGATTTATCGATAAGCGGTACAGTATCGGCTACAAACTTCTCAGTTCTAAGTTGGACTACAGCTGGTGATGGTAGTTTTGATGATAATACAGCTCTGGAACCTATTTATACTCCAGGCGCAACGGATATCGCTAATGGTAGTGTAGTATTAACTGTAGAGGCTACTGGTAATGGTGCATGCGCTACTTCCACTGCAACAGATAATCTGACCTTAACGATTACTCCAGCCCCAACATCAGAGGCAGGAGATGATGAGACAATTTGCGAAGGTGATGATTTGGATTTATCAGCAAGCAGCACAGTGTCGGCCACTAATTTCTCCACTTTAAGCTGGAGTACAGCTGGGGACGGTAGTTTTGATGATAATACAGCGCTAGAGCCTCTTTATACTCCAGGTGCAACAGACATAAGCAATGGGAGTGTACTATTGACACTACAGGCAAATGGAAATGGTGGTTGCTCTGCAGCAACAGACAATATGACTTTAACGATCACACCAGCAGCAACAGCAGAAGCGGGTGATGATGTTGCGGTTTGTCAAGGCGATGATTTAGATTTATCGATAAGCGGTACAGTATCGGCTACAAACTTCACAGTTCTAAGTTGGACTACAGCTGGTGATGGTAGTTTTGATGATAACACAGCGCTAGAGCCTATCTATACACCAGGTGCAACGGATATCGCTAACGGTACTGTAGTATTAACTCTAGAGGCTACGGGAAATGGTAGTTGTGCCCCGGCTGTAGATAACATGACCTTGACAATAACTCCAACCCCAACTGCAGAGGCGGGTGATGATGTTGCGGTTTGCGAGGGAGATGATTTAGATTTATCGACAAGCGGTACAGTATCAGCCACTAATTTCTCCACTTTAAGCTGGAGTACAGCTGGGGACGGTAGTTTTGATGATAATACAGCGCTAGAGCCTATCTATACACCAGGCGCAACGGATATCACTAATGGTAGTGTAGTATTAACTGTAGAGGCTACTGGTAATGGTGCATGCGCTACTTCCACTGCAACAGATAATATGACCTTAACGATTACTCCAGCCCCAACAGCAGAAGCGGGTGATGATGTTGCGGTTTGTCAAGGCGATGATTTAGATTTATCGATAAGCGGTACAGTATCGGCTACAAACTTCACAGTTCTAAGCTGGAGTACAGCTGGAGACGGTAGTTTTGATGATAACACAGCGCTAGAGCCTATCTATACACCAGGTGCAACGGATATCGCTAACGGTACTGTAGTATTAACTCTAGAGGCTACGGGAAATGGTAGTTGTGCCCCAGCTGTAGATAACATGACCTTGACAATAACTCCAACCCCAACTGCAGAGGCGGGTGATGATGTTGCGGTTTGCGAGGGAGATGATTTAGATTTATCGACAAGCGGTACAGTATCAGCCACGAATTTCTCCACTTTAAGCTGGAGTACAGCTGGAGACGGTAGTTTTGATGATAATACAGCGCTAGAGCCTATCTATACACCAGGCGCAACGGATATCACTAATGGTATTGTAGTATTAACTGTAGAGGCTACTGGTAATGGTGCATGCGCTACTTCCACTGCAACAGATAATATGACCTTAACGATTACTCCAGCCCCAACATCAGAGGCAGGAGATGATGAGACAATTTGCGAAGGTGATGATTTGGATTTATCAGCAAGCAGCACAGTGTCGGCCACTAATTTCTCCACTTTAAGCTGGAGTACAGCTGGGGACGGTAGTTTTGATGATAATACAGCGCTAGAGCCTCTTTATACTCCAGGTGCAACAGACATAAGCAATGGGAGTGTACTATTGACACTACAGGCAAATGGAAATGGTGGTTGCTCTGCAGCAACAGACAATATGACTTTAACGATCACACCAGCAGCAACAGCAGAAGCGGGTGATGATGTTGCGGTTTGTCAAGGCGATGATTTAGATTTATCGATAAGCGGTACAGTATCGGCTACAAACTTCTCAGTTCTAAGTTGGACTACAGCTGGTGATGGTAGTTTTGATGATAACACAGCGCTAGAGCCTATCTATACACCAGGTGCAACGGATATCGCTAACGGTAGTGTAGTATTAACTCTAGAGGCTACTGGTAATGGTGCATGCGCTACTTCCACTGCAACAGATAATCTGACCTTAACGATTACTCCAGCCCCAACATCAGAGGCAGGAGATGATGAGACAATTTGCGAAGGTGATGATTTGGATTTATCAGCAAGCAGCACAGTGTCGGCCACTAATTTCTCCACTTTAAGCTGGAGTACAGCTGGGGACGGTAGTTTTGATGATAATACAGCGCTAGAGCCTCTTTATACTCCAGGTGCAACAGACATAAGCAATGGGAGTGTACTATTGACACTTCAGGCAAATGGAAATGGTGGTTGCTCTGCAGCAACAGACAATATGACTTTAACGATCACACCAGCAGCAACAGCAGAAGCGGGTGATGATGTTGCGATTTGCGAGGGCGATGATTTAGATTTATCGATAAGCGGTACTGTATCGGCTACAAACTTCACAGTTCTAAGTTGGACTACAGCTGGTGATGGTAGTTTTGATGATAACACAGCGCTAGAGCCTATCTATACACCAGGTGCAACGGATATCGCTAACGGTACTGTAGTATTAACTCTAGAGGCTACGGGTAATGGTAGTTGTGATCCCGCTGTAGATAATATGACTTTGACAATCACAAATTCACCGACAGCGGATGCAGGTAGTGATCAGGGAATTTGTAGTGATGAGATTTTGGATTTGTCCTTAATTGATACTCCACCAACTTCAACCAATGGTACAAACTTAATATGGACAACAAACGGCAACGGGAGTTTTAGTGATCAAACGATCTTGCAGCCTATATATACTCCAAGTGCTGATGATATTACAGCTGGAACTGTTGAATTGACCTTGACAGCTGAGGGTGCTGGCAGTTGTGCTGATGCTGTAAGTAGTATGACTTTAGCAATTAGCGCTAACCCAACAGCATTTGCAGGGGATGATCAATCATTTTGTGATGTAACGTCAATTGACTTAAGTACTTTGGATACACCGCCTTTAGCAGAAAATGGGACAATTGAGTGGTATACGATTCCAGGAGATGGTTCATTTAATGATGTAACTTTAGAAGCTCCCATTTATACATTTGGGCCTGGTGATATTGCAAATGGATCTGTTATCCTATCTATTAACGTAGTGGGTGAAGGTGCTTGTTCTAATACTACAGTATCAGACGCAGTAATTATTTCTATTAACAATACTCCAACTATTAATCCAATAGCTGATGCCTCTATGTGTTATGTTGATGCAAATAGCACCTTTGATGTGGAAGCAACAGTTTCAAATGCAAACAGCATTCTATGGTCTAGTAGTGGTACAGGGACTTTTGACGATGAAACCTTGGCTTCTACTTTTTATATTCCTAGTCAAGCTGACTCTGCCAATGGATCAGTTGATTTGACCATAACTGCTTTTGGTTCAGGAGCTTGCACTGATTCGGATTTGACCTTTACTCTTCAAATTAATAGTTTGAAAATAGATGATGTTGTCACTCAGCCAGCTTCTTGTGGGGCAGAAGGTACAGTTGAGTTGAATGTTTTAACCGGATCTGCAGACTTAGTAAAGTGGACTGACGAAAATGATAATGATGTCACTGGAACAGATCCGTTATCATTTTCAGCAACAGCAGGAACTTATACCTTGCTCGTAAATGATAATACTACGAATTGCCTGTTTACTAAAACATATAATCTGGTTGACCCAGCACCATTTACAGTGGATGCTGTAGTTAGTAATCAAACTGAATGTAATCTTGATAATGGAAGTATAGATATTACCATTAATTCTGGTTCTGGCAGTGAAACTTTCCAATGGACAGGTCCTGGAATTGATGCTTCAAATGAAAATAATGAAGATCAGCAGGATTTAACACCTGGAGATTATTCTGTTGTAGTTACCGATAATGGATGTACTGTTACTGAAAATTATACTGTGGATCCAGTAGAATCAATTAGTGCTACTTTAAGTAGTGAACTTGCTTCATGCGGTTCTTCTGATGGCACGATTTCAGTAAGAGTGGCTCAAATTGGAAGTAATACATATGATGTAGTATTGAAAGACTCATCTGGTGAAGTTTTAATTGATTCTTTGGGAATAGACGTTGCGAACGATTCTGTTGTATTTGCAGGACTGTTTCAAGCCTCCTACAGAGTTATAGTAACTGATAATGTTACCGCTTGCTCTGATAGCTTAAATATAGTTGTTAATGAGGATGCCCCATTTATACCAAATGTACCTAGTGTTACCAATATTCAGAATTGTGGAGATTTGGGCAGTATTAGTATTACTTTTGCAGATGCAAATGAGCCAACTTCATATGCGTGGGTAAATGAAGCAGGGGATCCGGTAGGAAACGATTCTCCTGATCTTAATGGGGTAGAGGCAGGTTTGTATACGGTGACCTTATCGGATGCGAATTGCACAGTTGTTATTAGTGACATCGAAATCACCCAACCAGCAGAATGCGATTACGATTGCGAAGACTTCAGAGTTACTCCAATTACGGAAGCTGCAACTTGCTTGGGAGTGGATGATGGAAAAATGTTTTTCTTATTACGAGATGTTAATGAGAGTTCTCCTGAATTGAATTTTGATATTAAGCCGACTGGTACAGATGATTCGCTTTATCATAGATTTACAGTGACCAACATCGGACAAGGGTTGATTGTAGAAATAGACACCACCTTTGCGACTGGAAGCTATACTGTTGTTGCATCTGATCCAAATTTGGATTGCACTGCTGATACTGTAAACATTAATATTGGGACCAAAACTACACTGTCAGCTACTATTGATATAGAACAACCAACTTGCACCATTTCTACTGGTTCAATATCAGCAAGTATAGCAGGAACGACAGATTCTTTTGAATACATACTGTACTTCGATGGTGACTCTTTAACATCAAATATGACTGGTGTTTTTGCTGACTTGGAAGAAGGTGATTATGAGATCGAATTTAATAACCAAAGTGCTAACTCATGCGGACTATCTAATCGGACTTTTACAATTGAAAATACCGCTGTTGTAGATCAAAGTGCTGTGGACATAAATGTATCGAATCCAGATTGCGGAGAAGTATTTGGATCAATTGCCGTAAGTCTAAATAATTTACCAAGCAATTATGAATTTATTTTGGTAGATGGAAATGATGAGGAAGTAGCTCGAAATTCAACTGGTATATTCAATGATGTAGCTGAAGGAACATATGTTGTTCAGTTCGAAAATGTTGTTGACCCAGGAGCTTGTCCAATCGCTGATAGAGGTGGAATTGTAATCGAAAATGACGGTTCCTTTTCTGCAGTTGCAAGTGAAGTTGAGAACATAGTTTGTTTCGGTGATAATACTGGTTCTGCAATAATTACGTTGGAAGGAATATCAACAGGATTCTATTCTTTAGATAATGGACAACTATGGACTGAGTTTACTTCAGGAAATAGAATCAGTGGACTACCAGCTGTGAATAATCTCTTGGTAAGTGATGAGCCTGGAACCTCTGATTGTGAGTTATCGGTAGCTGTGGGTATTGAGTATTTAAGTCAACCAATTACTTTGGATGGAAGCATTGAATTGATTACGCAAGCTAGTTGCACAGTTTCTGAACAAGTAGGTGAGATTAATGTTCCTGCTGTTTCTGGAGGGGTTGCTCCATATGAATTTTCAATTGACGGCAAGGTAGTAGAATTAGATGCTGATCGCAATATTGGAGGTCTTGCTAGAAATGTAAACCAATTGACCATCACTGATGATACAGGATGTAGCGAAAACTTTGATATTCGATCTATTGTTTCACCAAATGAGGTTAGGGCAGTGGTAACTGAAATCAATCCTAATAATAATTGTACTGATGATCCAGAAGGTATTTTAGTTGTAATTGATGAGGCCACAATTGATAATGTGCCTGGGCCATATAACTTAATTCTTAATAGAGTTAACGAGACGACTACATCCGAATATGTTTTAGATATTAATACGAATGGAAGTAGGGAATTCCTAATATCTCAGTTTAATTTTGACGAAAATATTCCTTTTATTAAAGGAGCAAGATATAGATGGACTGTACGAGCAGTTGATAATGATCAAGCCTGTTCTGCAGATAATTTTGTGACTATAAACGGTGGAGCAATTATTCCAACCTTTGATATTGAAGCAAGTGATGTTGCTTGTTTCCAAGAATCAGGATCTATAGAATTATTCAATATTATTGCTGATGAAACTATTCAATTATTTATTGAGGTTTATGAAGGTAATAATGTGGATCCTACTGAAACGTTTACTCTTAATTCAATACCGGAAAGTAGAAGATTTGTGATCGACCAAAGTATTTATGGTATGATGACTCGTGGCGATTATATAGTGAAGTTGTCGCAGCAACCAAGTAATTGTAGCAGCACAATTGAATCTGAAAATGCTAGCGTATTCATTGATGCTCCAGTTGCACAATTAAATGTAGAATTGGTTCCTGAACCTAATTTACCGCCTGGCATTGAGAGAGAAAGAACGGATATGAATCCTATGCCAACTACTAGACCGGATAGGGCAAATGGGTCCATAAGCATCAGGCTGGTTGAACCAATTTCTGGTGCAAATGGATATTCTGCTCAGATATTCTTGTTGACTCCATTAGGAGGTAATAATAGCTCTGATTATGTGATACCGACCGAACCTATTGAATTCGATGCGGACAGGACAATAACCTTTGCGAATTTATTACCAGGTATTTATGAAATTGAATATTATGATTCATTTGGATGTGGTTTGGATGGCAATAGGTTAGTTTTTGATGGGGAAGGTTCTTCGGATATCACGGTTGATTTCGATAGAAGTCCGTTTATCCCGAATGTTTTCACGCCAAATAATGACGGTAAAAATGATGAATTTAGAATTCTCAACCTACCTGATAATGGCGCTGAACTAATTGTAACTAATAGGACGGGAACAATAGTTTATAGAGATAGTAATTACCGATCAAGTAACCTTTGGGATGGTGGTGATAATCCTGACGGGATATATTTCTACCAATTAACAGTAGATGGAAATGTTCAATCTGGATGGGTAGAAATCATCAGAGGAAAAAGATAA